Proteins from a single region of Budorcas taxicolor isolate Tak-1 chromosome 11, Takin1.1, whole genome shotgun sequence:
- the POMC gene encoding pro-opiomelanocortin: MPRLCSSRSGALLLALLLQASMEVRGWCLESSQCQDLTTESNLLACIRACKPDLSAETPLFPGNGDEQPLTENPRKYVMGHFRWDRFGRRNGSSSFGAGGAAQKREEEVAVGEGPGPRGDGAETGPREDKRSYSMEHFRWGKPVGKKRRPVKVYPNGAEDESAQAFPLEFKRELTGERLEQARGPEAQAESAAARAELEYGLVAEAEAAEKKDSGPYKMEHFRWGSPPKDKRYGGFMTSEKSQTPLVTLFKNAIIKNAHKKGQ; encoded by the exons ATGCCGAGATTGTGCAGCAGTCGTTCGGGCGCCCTGCTGCTGGCCTTGCTGCTTCAGGCCTCCATGGAAGTGCGTGGTTGGTGCCTGGAGAGCAGCCAGTGTCAGGATCTCACCACGGAAAGTAACCTGCTG GCGTGCATCCGGGCCTGCAAGCCCGACCTCTCGGCCGAGACGCCGCTGTTCCCCGGCAACGGCGATGAGCAGCCGCTGACTGAGAACCCCCGGAAGTACGTCATGGGCCATTTCCGCTGGGACCGCTTCGGCCGTCGGAATGGTAGCAGCAGCTTCGGAGCTGGGGGCGCGGCCCAGAAGCGCGAGGAGGAAGTGGCGGTGGGCGAAGGCCCCGGGCCCCGCGGCGATGGCGCTGAGACGGGTCCGCGAGAGGACAAGCGTTCTTACTCCATGGAACACTTCCGCTGGGGCAAGCCGGTGGGCAAGAAGCGGCGCCCGGTGAAGGTGTACCCCAACGGCGCCGAGGACGAGTCGGCCCAGGCCTTTCCCCTCGAATTCAAGAGGGAGCTGACCGGGGAGAGGCTCGAGCAGGCGCGCGGCCCCGAGGCCCAGGCTGAGAGCGCGGCCGCCCGGGCTGAGCTGGAGTATGGCCTGGTGGCGGAGGCTGAGGCGGCCGAGAAGAAGGACTCGGGGCCCTATAAGATGGAACACTTCCGCTGGGGCAGCCCGCCCAAGGACAAGCGCTACGGCGGGTTCATGACCTCGGAGAAGAGCCAAACGCCCCTTGTCACGCTGTTCAAAAACGCCATCATCAAGAACGCCCACAAGAAGGGCCAGTGA